A stretch of the Streptomyces sp. NBC_01428 genome encodes the following:
- a CDS encoding DUF2252 domain-containing protein: MTPKHPADGRTPHRTPKERAALGKAARASVPRSSHADFTPSPKRTDPVDVVEGQSANRLSELIPIRYGRMTESPFRFYRGAAAIMAADLADTPRSGIRAQLCGDAHLLNFRLLASPERRLMFDINDFDETLPGPWEWDVKRLSASFVIAGRANGFSTKERAAIVRATVRSYREWMRRFAEMGNLPVWYTQFDEEWVKTHFAGELSARARDRWSQSAAKARTRDSAHAFGKLTHIVDGRARITSDPPLITPLDELLPDVERSALEREFRRLLGRYGHSLNSDRRFLLEQYRIADVARKVVGVGSVGTRCWIILLLGRDDGDPLLLQAKEADESVLAPFAGASAYRTQGERVVAGQRLMQATSDIFLGWERADGIDGRRRDFYLRQLRDWKGIAQPEAMVPSGMRAFGELCGATLARAHARSGDRIAIAAYLGGGDVFDRALATFAERYADQNEKDHRALVDAVRSGRVEAQAA; encoded by the coding sequence ATGACCCCCAAACATCCGGCCGACGGCCGGACCCCGCACCGCACGCCGAAGGAACGGGCCGCGCTCGGCAAGGCCGCCCGCGCCTCGGTGCCCCGCTCCAGCCACGCGGACTTCACGCCCTCCCCGAAGCGGACCGACCCGGTCGACGTCGTGGAGGGGCAGTCGGCGAACCGGCTGTCCGAGCTGATCCCCATCCGCTACGGCCGGATGACCGAGTCGCCGTTCCGCTTCTACCGTGGGGCCGCCGCCATCATGGCCGCGGACCTCGCCGACACCCCCCGCTCCGGCATCAGGGCCCAACTCTGCGGTGACGCACATCTGTTGAACTTCCGGCTGCTCGCCTCCCCGGAGCGCCGGCTGATGTTCGACATCAACGACTTCGACGAGACGCTGCCGGGACCGTGGGAGTGGGACGTCAAGCGGCTGTCCGCCAGCTTCGTCATCGCGGGCCGGGCCAACGGCTTCAGCACCAAGGAGCGGGCCGCCATCGTGCGGGCGACCGTGCGCTCCTACCGCGAGTGGATGCGCCGCTTCGCGGAGATGGGCAACCTCCCCGTCTGGTACACGCAGTTCGACGAGGAGTGGGTGAAGACCCACTTCGCCGGGGAGCTGAGCGCGCGGGCCCGCGACCGCTGGTCGCAGTCGGCCGCCAAGGCACGGACCCGGGACAGCGCCCACGCCTTCGGCAAGCTCACCCACATCGTGGACGGCAGGGCCCGCATCACCTCGGACCCGCCGCTCATCACCCCGCTGGACGAGCTGCTCCCCGACGTCGAACGCAGCGCGCTGGAACGGGAGTTCCGCAGACTGCTCGGGCGCTACGGGCACAGTCTGAACTCCGACCGGCGGTTCCTGCTGGAGCAGTACCGGATCGCCGACGTGGCCCGCAAGGTGGTCGGCGTGGGCAGTGTGGGCACCCGCTGCTGGATCATCCTGCTGCTCGGCCGGGACGACGGCGACCCGCTGCTCCTCCAGGCCAAGGAGGCCGACGAGTCGGTGCTCGCACCGTTCGCCGGTGCCAGCGCGTACCGCACGCAGGGCGAGCGGGTCGTCGCGGGGCAGCGCCTCATGCAGGCCACCAGCGACATCTTCCTCGGCTGGGAGCGGGCCGACGGCATCGACGGCCGCCGACGGGACTTCTACCTGCGGCAGTTGAGGGACTGGAAGGGCATCGCGCAGCCCGAGGCCATGGTGCCGTCGGGCATGCGCGCCTTCGGCGAGCTCTGCGGCGCGACGCTGGCGCGCGCCCACGCGCGCTCGGGCGACCGGATCGCGATCGCCGCGTATCTGGGCGGCGGTGACGTCTTCGACCGCGCGCTGGCCACGTTCGCCGAGCGCTACGCCGACCAGAACGAGAAGGATCACCGGGCACTCGTCGACGCCGTCCGCTCGGGACGGGTCGAGGCTCAGGCGGCCTGA